In Streptomyces nojiriensis, one genomic interval encodes:
- a CDS encoding SSI family serine proteinase inhibitor, which yields MRHRLAAVSAATLLCLAGTAGLAEASPASVHEPSAMVLTVVQGSDVATGTVLRAAVLSCGYAAEGTHPDPRAACDALNATEGEFDRLLAAPDRGRTCPRRQDPVTITADGVWGGGRVAWKHTFRNACVMSATLNGNALYAF from the coding sequence ATGCGCCACCGCTTAGCCGCCGTCTCCGCCGCCACTCTCCTCTGCCTCGCCGGCACCGCGGGCCTGGCGGAGGCGAGCCCCGCGAGCGTGCACGAACCCTCCGCGATGGTCCTCACCGTCGTCCAGGGGAGCGACGTCGCCACGGGGACGGTCCTGCGGGCGGCCGTTCTCAGCTGTGGCTACGCCGCCGAGGGCACGCACCCCGACCCCCGGGCCGCGTGCGACGCCCTCAACGCGACCGAGGGCGAGTTCGACCGCCTGCTCGCCGCTCCGGATCGGGGCAGGACCTGCCCGAGGCGCCAAGACCCCGTCACCATCACCGCGGACGGCGTATGGGGTGGCGGCCGCGTCGCATGGAAGCACACCTTCCGCAACGCGTGCGTGATGTCCGCGACCCTGAACGGCAACGCCCTGTACGCATTCTGA